The genomic stretch ACCCATTGTTAGCGGCAGTACCGGGTGGCTGGAGTACCGGGATGAAGTGGATGATCTTTGTAAAAAGAAGAACGGAAGTTTTTTATACGCCAGTAATTTCAGTGTAGGCGTGAACATTTTTTTTGAGCTGAACAAAAAACTGGCACAGCTGATGAAACCGCACAACGACTATGATGTTTCGCTGGTGGAGATCCATCACACGCAGAAAAAAGATGCCCCAAGCGGAACAGCCATCACCCTTGCCGAACAGGTACTGCATGAGATCCCAGGTAAAGTAAAATGGGTGAATGAAGCTTCTGCCAACCCGGAAGATCTTGTCATTATCAGCAAGCGGGAAGACCCGGCACCAGGTACCCATTTGGTAAGATACCATTCCGCCGTTGACGATATTGAATTAATCCATACGGCACACAGCCGGCAGGGGTTTGCACTGGGTGCTGTGCTGGCTGCGGAGTTCATCAAAGACAAGAAAGGCATTTTCAACATGCAGCAGGTACTAGGCATCAGCTAACCCAACTGAAACGGATGCAACGGACAAAAATAATCCTCTTTACTTTCATATTATGTATTACCGGCTTTTCCGTCAAGGCACAGCAATACCTCATTGACAGCCTGAATTTTATAATTGAGAACAGCGCCAGCGACCGGGAGAAGATGAAAGCCTGTTTCATGCTGCAGGAAAAACTTCTTGTAAAGGATTTTGATGAGTGCCTGGCGGCTGCACAAAGAGGCGCTTCCCTTGCACAAAAAATAAACGACAGCAGTTCCTTCGGTGGCTTTCAAAGCGCCATTGGCAGGGCCTACTATTTTAAAGGCAACTACGACAGCGCAGCCACGTATTATTATAAAAGCATCGGCATCTTACGAAAGACCGGCGACCAGCCGAAGCTGGCTGCCGCATTGAATGATCTTGGAAAACTATACCGCAAATCCCGTGACCTGGACAGGGCATTACAGATGTACGATGAGGCTTTTGCTATTTACAACCGGTTGAATGACGAGGAGGGGATGGGAACCATACTAAATGAATCGGGGGTGGTATTTGAATACAAAGAAAATTACGATGAAGCGATAAGCCGTTACAAAAGGTCACTGGAAATACGGGAAAGAATGAGCGACACCATTGGTATCGCTTACAGCCTGAATTTTATTGGCGGCGCTTACACGCAGCAAAAGAAATTCAAAGAAGCTGAAGATTATCTTTTTCAGTCACTCGAACTGAGAAAAAAACTGAAAGACAGTTTTACCATTGCCCTGAGCCACAGCGACCTGGGCTATATGTATAAAGAACAAAACAGCCTCGACAAAGCCCTTGAACAATACAACCTGAGCAATGCCATTGCCGTTGATATGAAATTCATCGACCTGCTGCTGGGTAATTACCGGGAACTGGCGGTGATCGCAGAAAAGAAAGGGGATTTTGCCCTGTCGCTGGTTTATTACAAAAAGCAAACAGCACTCAAAGACTCGATCTATTCGGGTGAAAAGATGAAACAGATAGAACAGCTGAATGCAAAATACCAGGCAGAGAAAAAAGAGCAGCAGCTGAAACTGCAGAAAACCGAGCTAAGCCGGAAGAATTATTTGCTGATGGGCATCTCGCTTGCCAGTGCCCTGCTGGTATTATCCGGATTCACTTTTTACCGGAAAAGGCAGTTACAACATAAAATGATGCTGCAGGAGGAAGTGATGAAACAGCAGGACATTGCTACCAAAGCCATCATCAATGCCGAGGAAAATGAACGCAAACGCATTGCTGCCGACCTGCACGACGGCGTGGGCCAGTTGATGAGTGCGGCAAAAATGAACTTATCCGCCTTTGAGAATGAGATAACTTTCAAAGACCAGTCCCAGAAGATCTCTTTTGAAAAGCTGATCAGCCTGGTGGATGAGAGCTGTAAAGAGATACGGAGTGTAAGTCACCAGATGATGCCCAATGCACTGCTCAAAAGCGGGCTTGCCAGTGCCGTTAAGGAATTCATTGATAAGATAGACAACCGCATTCTCAAAATAAACCTGCATGCGGAAGGCCTGAGTGAACGGCTTGATAGTAATACCGAAACGGTGCTTTACCGGGTGATCCAGGAATGTGTGAACAATGTCATCAAACATTCGGGAGCCTCCAACCTCGATATTTCACTGATAAAGGATGAAGATGGCATATCGGTAACTGTGGAAGATAATGGGTGTGGTTTTGATACCACCGATAAACAAAAAACGGAAGGGATCGGATTGAAGAACATCCGCTCCAGGGTTGAATTCCTTAAGGGTACGGTTGATTTTGACAGTTCTCCGGGAAAAGGCACATTGGTTGCCATTCATATCCCGGCATCCCATTAAAAACTTTTCGCTACATTTAGCGAACGGAAAAGAAGCTTG from Chitinophagaceae bacterium encodes the following:
- the dapB gene encoding 4-hydroxy-tetrahydrodipicolinate reductase, producing the protein MRIALIGYGKMGKTIEEVAGKRGHTIDLKIDIDTTGSFTKENLLRCDVAIEFTGPHSAKENILKCLDAGIPIVSGSTGWLEYRDEVDDLCKKKNGSFLYASNFSVGVNIFFELNKKLAQLMKPHNDYDVSLVEIHHTQKKDAPSGTAITLAEQVLHEIPGKVKWVNEASANPEDLVIISKREDPAPGTHLVRYHSAVDDIELIHTAHSRQGFALGAVLAAEFIKDKKGIFNMQQVLGIS
- a CDS encoding sensor histidine kinase translates to MQRTKIILFTFILCITGFSVKAQQYLIDSLNFIIENSASDREKMKACFMLQEKLLVKDFDECLAAAQRGASLAQKINDSSSFGGFQSAIGRAYYFKGNYDSAATYYYKSIGILRKTGDQPKLAAALNDLGKLYRKSRDLDRALQMYDEAFAIYNRLNDEEGMGTILNESGVVFEYKENYDEAISRYKRSLEIRERMSDTIGIAYSLNFIGGAYTQQKKFKEAEDYLFQSLELRKKLKDSFTIALSHSDLGYMYKEQNSLDKALEQYNLSNAIAVDMKFIDLLLGNYRELAVIAEKKGDFALSLVYYKKQTALKDSIYSGEKMKQIEQLNAKYQAEKKEQQLKLQKTELSRKNYLLMGISLASALLVLSGFTFYRKRQLQHKMMLQEEVMKQQDIATKAIINAEENERKRIAADLHDGVGQLMSAAKMNLSAFENEITFKDQSQKISFEKLISLVDESCKEIRSVSHQMMPNALLKSGLASAVKEFIDKIDNRILKINLHAEGLSERLDSNTETVLYRVIQECVNNVIKHSGASNLDISLIKDEDGISVTVEDNGCGFDTTDKQKTEGIGLKNIRSRVEFLKGTVDFDSSPGKGTLVAIHIPASH